A DNA window from Pseudorasbora parva isolate DD20220531a chromosome 19, ASM2467924v1, whole genome shotgun sequence contains the following coding sequences:
- the ccn2b gene encoding CCN family member 2b isoform X2 has translation MAGTVFTRLCTVLFLLIHTAMCQECSQPCDCPAESPLCPVGTSLVLDGCSCCKVCARQAGEPCSFLEPCDHHKDLYCDYGMLSDTETGICMAQEGQTCDLGGVIYRSGETFQPSCKHQCVCMNGEIGCVPTCASNIRLPSPDCPYPRRVQIPGKCCEEWVCDQIPQEDTFQSAMAAYRGITDQGVQPESARDNCIVQTTEWSECSATCGMGVSSRVTNDNEQCQLERQTRMCMIRPCHAELERDIKRGKKCVRTPKSQRGMRFELSGCQSVRLYKPKFCGVCTDGRCCTPHTTVTAEVEFRCPESDTFRKRMMFIKTCSCHHDCPRENDIFLASNSRRMIGDYDNDM, from the exons ATGGCTGGAACAGTATTCACCAGATTATGCACCGTTCTCTTCTTGCTTATACACACG GCGATGTGTCAGGAATGCTCTCAGCCCTGCGACTGCCCAGCTGAGAGCCCTTTATGTCCCGTAGGCACCAGTCTAGTGCTGGATGGCTGCAGCTGCTGTAAAGTGTGTGCCAGACAGGCAGGAGAGCCTTGCTCTTTCCTGGAGCCATGTGACCATCACAAAGACCTTTATTGTGACTACGGAATGCTCAGTGACACTGAGACAGGCATCTGTATGG CTCAAGAGGGTCAGACGTGCGACCTGGGGGGTGTGATTTACCGCAGCGGTGAGACGTTTCAGCCCAGCTGCAAACATCAATGTGTCTGCATGAATGGGGAGATTGGCTGCGTACCAACCTGTGCCAGCAACATACGGCTGCCTTCTCCAGACTGTCCCTATCCACGACGCGTCCAGATCCCTGGGAAGTGTTGTGAGGAGTGGGTGTGTGACCAGATCCCCCAAGAAGACACCTTCCAGTCAGCAATGGCTG CATACAGAGGAATAACTGATCAGGGTGTCCAGCCTGAGAGTGCAAGGGACAACTGCATCGTTCAGACCACTGAATGGAGTGAATGCTCTGCAACTTGTGGCATGGGTGTGTCCTCTCGTGTAACCAATGACAATGAGCAATGCCAGCTGGAACGGCAGACCCGCATGTGCATGATCCGTCCCTGCCATGCAGAGCTGGAAAGGGACATAAAG AGAGGGAAGAAGTGTGTGCGGACCCCAAAGAGTCAGCGTGGGATGCGTTTCGAGTTGTCTGGATGCCAGAGTGTCAGGCTGTATAAGCCAAAGTTTTGTGGGGTGTGTACAGACGGCCGCTGCTGCACACCCCACACCACCGTCACAGCCGAGGTGGAGTTCCGCTGTCCTGAGAGCGACACTTTCAGGAAGAGGATGATGTTCATTAAGACCTGCTCCTGTCATCACGATTGCCCCCGTGAGAACGATATCTTCCTTGCCTCAAACTCGAGGAGAATGATCGGGGACTATGATAATGACATGTGA
- the ccn2b gene encoding CCN family member 2b isoform X1, with product MAGTVFTRLCTVLFLLIHTAMCQECSQPCDCPAESPLCPVGTSLVLDGCSCCKVCARQAGEPCSFLEPCDHHKDLYCDYGMLSDTETGICMAQEGQTCDLGGVIYRSGETFQPSCKHQCVCMNGEIGCVPTCASNIRLPSPDCPYPRRVQIPGKCCEEWVCDQIPQEDTFQSAMAGRSIAYRGITDQGVQPESARDNCIVQTTEWSECSATCGMGVSSRVTNDNEQCQLERQTRMCMIRPCHAELERDIKRGKKCVRTPKSQRGMRFELSGCQSVRLYKPKFCGVCTDGRCCTPHTTVTAEVEFRCPESDTFRKRMMFIKTCSCHHDCPRENDIFLASNSRRMIGDYDNDM from the exons ATGGCTGGAACAGTATTCACCAGATTATGCACCGTTCTCTTCTTGCTTATACACACG GCGATGTGTCAGGAATGCTCTCAGCCCTGCGACTGCCCAGCTGAGAGCCCTTTATGTCCCGTAGGCACCAGTCTAGTGCTGGATGGCTGCAGCTGCTGTAAAGTGTGTGCCAGACAGGCAGGAGAGCCTTGCTCTTTCCTGGAGCCATGTGACCATCACAAAGACCTTTATTGTGACTACGGAATGCTCAGTGACACTGAGACAGGCATCTGTATGG CTCAAGAGGGTCAGACGTGCGACCTGGGGGGTGTGATTTACCGCAGCGGTGAGACGTTTCAGCCCAGCTGCAAACATCAATGTGTCTGCATGAATGGGGAGATTGGCTGCGTACCAACCTGTGCCAGCAACATACGGCTGCCTTCTCCAGACTGTCCCTATCCACGACGCGTCCAGATCCCTGGGAAGTGTTGTGAGGAGTGGGTGTGTGACCAGATCCCCCAAGAAGACACCTTCCAGTCAGCAATGGCTGGTAGGTCAATCG CATACAGAGGAATAACTGATCAGGGTGTCCAGCCTGAGAGTGCAAGGGACAACTGCATCGTTCAGACCACTGAATGGAGTGAATGCTCTGCAACTTGTGGCATGGGTGTGTCCTCTCGTGTAACCAATGACAATGAGCAATGCCAGCTGGAACGGCAGACCCGCATGTGCATGATCCGTCCCTGCCATGCAGAGCTGGAAAGGGACATAAAG AGAGGGAAGAAGTGTGTGCGGACCCCAAAGAGTCAGCGTGGGATGCGTTTCGAGTTGTCTGGATGCCAGAGTGTCAGGCTGTATAAGCCAAAGTTTTGTGGGGTGTGTACAGACGGCCGCTGCTGCACACCCCACACCACCGTCACAGCCGAGGTGGAGTTCCGCTGTCCTGAGAGCGACACTTTCAGGAAGAGGATGATGTTCATTAAGACCTGCTCCTGTCATCACGATTGCCCCCGTGAGAACGATATCTTCCTTGCCTCAAACTCGAGGAGAATGATCGGGGACTATGATAATGACATGTGA